A single Stigmatopora argus isolate UIUO_Sarg chromosome 7, RoL_Sarg_1.0, whole genome shotgun sequence DNA region contains:
- the LOC144077130 gene encoding uncharacterized protein LOC144077130 isoform X1, translated as MFRPQNQPPNMKLTMLLPLLWVLMHFGCDGRTLTRCELRERLRERITLSENTKNLTEDVLTMLVCHMEKISNLDTNAVRICGQRAAPVALPLALSNETQEADPKDLLTDVTVAPTDPEVTSEPEETEEEDEEEEEEILSKVEEACGNIYDEEGEYLYWDQNNEQVENWKRVMEMLNQEENAFDEELLVIADAKMSADGSDSEVEWSLGYHGLLGLPDSFFCQSSARYSENVCGTKCSAFRDDDIKDDMDCFIDSLYWLYVLRTVGVQCYQKPTEFFSKCG; from the exons ATGTTTCGCCCGCAGAACCAACCTCCAAACATGAAGCTGACAATGTTGCTGCCGCTTTTGTGGGTGCTGATGCACTTTGGGTGCGACGGACGCACGCTGACCCGCTGCGAGCTGCGCGAAAGGCTGCGGGAGAGGATCACCCTCTcggaaaacaccaaaaacctgACTGAAGATGTCCTGACCATGC TCGTTTGTCACATGGAAAAGATCTCCAACTTGGACACCAACGCCGTCCGCATCTGCGGCCAGCGTGCCGCCCCCGTCGCTCTGCCACTCGCTCTGAGCAACGAAACCCAAGAAGCCGATCCGAAAGACCTATTGACCGACGTGACAGTTGCCCCGACCGACCCGGAGGTCACCAGCGAGCCAGAAGAAACAGAAGAGGAagacgaggaagaggaagaagaaattTTATCCAAGGTGGAAGAGGCCTGCGGCAACATTTACGACGAGGAAGGCGAATACCTCTACTGGGACCAGAATAACGAGCAAGTGGAAAACTGGAAGAGGGTGATGGAGATGCTCAACCAGGAAGAGAACGCTTTCGACGAAGAGCTGCTGGTCATCGCCGACGCCAAGATGAGCGCCGATGGCTCCGATTCGGAGGTGGAATGGTCGCTGGGCTATCACGGTCTCCTCGGGCTCCCCGACAGCTTCTTCTGCCAGTCCTCCGCTCGCTACAGTGAGAACGTCTGCGGGACAAAATGCAGCG CATTCCGCGATGATGACATCAAAGATGACATGGATTGCTTCATCGATTCGCTCTATTGGCT GTACGTGCTGAGGACGGTGGGAGTTCAATGCTACCAAAAGCCCACCGAATTTTTCAGCAAATGTGGCTAA
- the LOC144077130 gene encoding uncharacterized protein LOC144077130 isoform X2, protein MKLTMLLPLLWVLMHFGCDGRTLTRCELRERLRERITLSENTKNLTEDVLTMLVCHMEKISNLDTNAVRICGQRAAPVALPLALSNETQEADPKDLLTDVTVAPTDPEVTSEPEETEEEDEEEEEEILSKVEEACGNIYDEEGEYLYWDQNNEQVENWKRVMEMLNQEENAFDEELLVIADAKMSADGSDSEVEWSLGYHGLLGLPDSFFCQSSARYSENVCGTKCSAFRDDDIKDDMDCFIDSLYWLYVLRTVGVQCYQKPTEFFSKCG, encoded by the exons ATGAAGCTGACAATGTTGCTGCCGCTTTTGTGGGTGCTGATGCACTTTGGGTGCGACGGACGCACGCTGACCCGCTGCGAGCTGCGCGAAAGGCTGCGGGAGAGGATCACCCTCTcggaaaacaccaaaaacctgACTGAAGATGTCCTGACCATGC TCGTTTGTCACATGGAAAAGATCTCCAACTTGGACACCAACGCCGTCCGCATCTGCGGCCAGCGTGCCGCCCCCGTCGCTCTGCCACTCGCTCTGAGCAACGAAACCCAAGAAGCCGATCCGAAAGACCTATTGACCGACGTGACAGTTGCCCCGACCGACCCGGAGGTCACCAGCGAGCCAGAAGAAACAGAAGAGGAagacgaggaagaggaagaagaaattTTATCCAAGGTGGAAGAGGCCTGCGGCAACATTTACGACGAGGAAGGCGAATACCTCTACTGGGACCAGAATAACGAGCAAGTGGAAAACTGGAAGAGGGTGATGGAGATGCTCAACCAGGAAGAGAACGCTTTCGACGAAGAGCTGCTGGTCATCGCCGACGCCAAGATGAGCGCCGATGGCTCCGATTCGGAGGTGGAATGGTCGCTGGGCTATCACGGTCTCCTCGGGCTCCCCGACAGCTTCTTCTGCCAGTCCTCCGCTCGCTACAGTGAGAACGTCTGCGGGACAAAATGCAGCG CATTCCGCGATGATGACATCAAAGATGACATGGATTGCTTCATCGATTCGCTCTATTGGCT GTACGTGCTGAGGACGGTGGGAGTTCAATGCTACCAAAAGCCCACCGAATTTTTCAGCAAATGTGGCTAA